One genomic window of Malaciobacter molluscorum LMG 25693 includes the following:
- a CDS encoding efflux RND transporter periplasmic adaptor subunit — protein MMKLFIAIFLMISCLYAQTIQTSGTVISDNQKVITSKHMGYIKQVNVTEGSYVKKGDLLYIIDSTSLNSQKNEILNNLEILKNNQDNLYINLNRYKRLYKDDLVSKYDVEQLELKYNNLKNQIQIVKEKLKNINNEFKYLKVKSPIDAMVIKKSINVANMAIVGQPALILTDMNKLKVKTQINESDLLNIKSAQNVKIFIPSLKLTTKGKVSAIIPNIDTTSHSFTIKIDFLTKNKNIYPGMYAQIDIFVKDNGNKNEQ, from the coding sequence ATGATGAAACTATTTATAGCTATATTTTTAATGATAAGTTGTTTATATGCACAAACAATACAAACATCAGGAACTGTAATATCTGATAATCAAAAAGTAATTACAAGCAAACATATGGGATATATAAAACAAGTGAATGTTACTGAGGGTTCATATGTAAAAAAAGGTGATTTACTTTATATTATTGACTCTACTTCTTTAAATTCTCAAAAAAATGAGATATTAAATAATCTTGAAATATTAAAAAACAATCAAGATAATTTATATATAAATCTAAACAGATATAAAAGATTATATAAAGATGACTTAGTATCAAAATATGATGTAGAACAATTAGAACTAAAATATAATAATTTAAAAAATCAAATTCAAATAGTAAAAGAGAAATTAAAAAATATAAACAACGAGTTTAAATATCTTAAAGTAAAATCTCCAATAGATGCAATGGTTATAAAAAAATCAATAAATGTTGCAAATATGGCAATAGTTGGTCAACCTGCTTTGATATTAACGGATATGAATAAGTTAAAAGTAAAAACACAAATAAATGAAAGTGATTTATTGAATATAAAATCAGCACAAAATGTTAAGATATTCATACCATCATTAAAATTAACTACAAAAGGAAAAGTAAGTGCAATAATTCCAAATATTGACACAACTTCACACTCTTTTACAATAAAAATCGATTTTTTAACAAAAAACAAAAATATATATCCAGGTATGTATGCACAAATAGATATTTTTGTAAAAGATAATGGAAATAAAAATGAACAATAA
- the fliK gene encoding flagellar hook-length control protein FliK, with product MIVGNSNTLLNILLPNQDNKALKDVLKEADSKELNNMLKNNASIKDVLANLFEDIKNSNKSNETIQNILKNSSIFKDLGNFTSNIKTLFSQIPDDSSFAKYKPLLQSFLLQLENLDENNLKELLSKSGVFLESKMLNKAANGTIPTKLMDVLNQIQNIIKNIDTPQAKQLNDIITKLISNPNQNISNLQSDIKSVLNLLQDISRGLNDKNTQNITNLTNQLKSLTNDAQLLESQIQNNSQTQKLTNLVDNLKSQLINIQTPQTNSILLKLENIMQQPKQVQQAQIQNLLTSNEFQNISNKVPDIANTAKNISNLLLSNSNINTQIEQNSQKEQIQNQLKNILIDLKSEVLSNRQVQPQQLLSKIDNILNMNDLFANDNKIEPKNLLQQLLNSSQIKEVSIQNPNISTIVDQLKTLTDNISTIENKINLNQPILTNEKTNLLEQLKQNLSNLKNELLNINLPQNSNLTQVIDKLINMQNLFDKIEFPNDLKLLQPQSNNISSFQSNFVSNINNLLLNLKESINTISANPNAANIQNHLLETIDKIENFIKDGLLNQANLLNNQKDNSSIQNDMKSVLLQMQDDILSKMTNDSSLNDVSKNVDKLLLQVDYYQLLSLTSNSNYVYLPFLWDMLEDGSISMKKANEKKFYCEINLTLKDFGQVQLLLALYDKNKLDLTIFASRESFKKLVRENLTTLKQSLNAARLIPMDIKLIDLEKRQKQQEKPKEIYQNSNSSYNVGIDIRA from the coding sequence ATGATAGTAGGAAATAGTAATACACTTTTAAATATACTCTTACCAAATCAAGATAATAAAGCATTAAAAGATGTTTTAAAAGAAGCAGACTCAAAAGAATTAAATAATATGTTAAAAAACAATGCTTCAATAAAAGATGTATTAGCAAATCTATTTGAAGATATTAAAAACTCCAATAAAAGTAACGAAACTATACAAAATATTTTGAAAAACTCTTCAATTTTTAAAGACCTTGGAAATTTTACATCAAATATAAAAACTCTTTTTTCTCAAATTCCAGATGATTCTAGTTTTGCAAAATATAAACCTTTATTACAATCATTTTTACTACAACTTGAAAACTTAGATGAAAATAACTTAAAAGAACTACTTAGTAAATCAGGGGTATTTTTAGAATCAAAGATGTTAAATAAAGCTGCAAATGGAACTATTCCTACAAAGTTAATGGATGTTTTAAATCAAATACAAAATATTATAAAAAACATAGATACACCACAAGCAAAACAATTAAATGATATTATTACAAAACTTATCTCTAATCCAAATCAAAATATATCAAATTTACAAAGTGATATAAAATCTGTACTTAACTTATTACAAGATATTTCTAGAGGGTTGAATGATAAAAATACTCAAAATATAACTAATTTAACAAATCAACTAAAATCTTTGACAAATGATGCACAACTATTAGAATCACAAATACAAAATAATTCTCAAACACAAAAATTAACAAATTTAGTTGATAACTTAAAATCACAACTAATAAATATACAAACACCTCAAACAAATAGTATTTTATTAAAACTTGAAAATATTATGCAACAACCAAAACAAGTACAACAAGCACAAATTCAAAATCTATTAACATCAAATGAATTTCAAAATATCTCAAATAAAGTACCAGATATTGCAAATACGGCAAAGAATATTTCTAATTTGTTATTATCAAATAGTAATATAAATACTCAAATAGAACAAAATTCACAAAAAGAACAAATACAGAATCAACTAAAAAATATACTAATTGATTTAAAATCTGAGGTTTTATCAAATAGACAAGTTCAACCTCAACAGTTACTAAGCAAAATTGATAATATTTTAAATATGAATGATCTATTTGCAAATGATAATAAAATTGAACCTAAAAATCTATTACAACAACTTTTAAATAGTTCTCAAATAAAAGAAGTATCAATACAAAATCCAAATATATCAACTATTGTTGATCAACTAAAAACTTTGACAGATAATATATCAACTATTGAAAATAAAATAAATTTAAATCAACCTATTTTGACAAATGAAAAAACAAATTTATTAGAACAATTAAAACAAAACTTATCAAATCTAAAAAACGAACTTTTAAATATAAATTTACCTCAAAATAGTAACTTAACACAAGTTATTGATAAATTAATAAATATGCAAAACCTTTTTGATAAAATAGAATTTCCAAATGATTTAAAGTTATTACAACCACAATCAAATAATATATCTTCTTTTCAGAGTAATTTTGTATCAAATATAAATAATTTACTTTTAAACTTAAAAGAGAGTATAAATACAATTTCAGCAAATCCAAATGCGGCTAATATACAAAACCATCTTCTTGAAACAATAGATAAAATAGAAAACTTTATAAAAGATGGTTTACTTAACCAAGCAAATCTATTAAATAATCAAAAAGATAATAGTTCAATTCAAAATGATATGAAAAGTGTACTTTTGCAAATGCAAGATGACATATTATCAAAAATGACAAATGACTCTTCATTAAATGATGTATCTAAAAATGTAGATAAACTGCTTTTACAAGTAGATTATTATCAGTTATTATCATTAACATCAAATTCAAACTATGTTTATTTACCTTTTTTATGGGATATGTTAGAAGATGGTTCTATCTCTATGAAAAAAGCAAATGAAAAAAAATTTTATTGTGAAATAAACTTAACATTAAAAGATTTTGGTCAAGTTCAACTTCTTTTAGCTTTATATGATAAAAATAAACTAGATTTAACAATTTTTGCATCAAGAGAATCTTTTAAAAAACTTGTAAGAGAAAATTTAACTACTTTAAAACAGTCTTTAAATGCAGCAAGATTAATTCCCATGGATATAAAATTAATTGATTTAGAAAAAAGACAAAAACAGCAAGAAAAACCCAAAGAAATCTATCAAAATAGCAATTCTTCATATAATGTGGGAATTGATATAAGGGCTTAA
- the fliP gene encoding flagellar type III secretion system pore protein FliP (The bacterial flagellar biogenesis protein FliP forms a type III secretion system (T3SS)-type pore required for flagellar assembly.) has translation MKIFISLLLFTTFVFAADTAPLVNLSVAALQEPTQFVRTINIAIILGLLVLAPTLLLMVTSFTRLLIVFSLLKQAMGLQQTPPSQVIVSMALILTIFIMEPYAKKSWNDAIVPYMDEKIGYEVAFEKGVKPFKEFMIKNTRESDLALFYRIKKVENPKNIDDVPLTLLMPSFIISELRTAFEIGFLIFLPFLVIDIIVASILMSLGMMMLPPVMISLPIKLIFFIVIDGWFLIIGNLAQSFK, from the coding sequence TTGAAAATATTTATTAGTTTATTGTTATTTACAACATTTGTTTTTGCAGCAGATACTGCACCTTTGGTTAACTTATCAGTTGCAGCATTACAAGAACCAACACAATTTGTAAGAACAATAAATATCGCTATTATTTTAGGTCTATTAGTACTTGCTCCAACACTATTATTAATGGTTACAAGTTTTACAAGATTATTAATTGTATTCTCACTACTTAAACAAGCAATGGGTTTACAACAAACTCCACCCTCTCAAGTTATTGTTTCTATGGCACTAATTCTTACAATTTTTATTATGGAACCTTATGCAAAAAAATCATGGAATGATGCAATTGTTCCTTATATGGACGAAAAAATTGGATATGAAGTTGCTTTTGAAAAAGGAGTTAAACCTTTTAAAGAGTTTATGATAAAAAACACTAGAGAGTCAGATTTAGCACTTTTTTATAGAATCAAAAAAGTAGAAAACCCTAAGAACATTGATGACGTTCCTTTAACACTACTTATGCCTTCTTTTATAATTAGTGAATTAAGAACTGCTTTTGAGATAGGTTTTTTAATCTTTTTACCATTTTTAGTTATTGATATTATTGTAGCTTCCATTCTGATGAGTTTAGGGATGATGATGCTTCCACCTGTTATGATATCATTGCCTATAAAACTTATATTCTTTATAGTTATTGATGGATGGTTCTTAATTATAGGAAACTTAGCACAATCCTTTAAGTGA
- a CDS encoding TolC family protein — translation MYKIFLYFFIVTFMYSQTISFEEVLSDTLNNNSDLKNSKLDIDISSLNIDEVNALNYGKLNFESQVNRTNHAGYVFNSKLSSREATFKDFGFAQMGEPMNTQPTDLNYPEARTNINNKLTYDIALFTGFKISTQKDIKKLEKKIHTLKLIMNKRELSFEVFKAYNGAVVAKEYIKALNEAIKTVNNIVKSSSIFYKEGLITSIDVKQAKAYKFELLANLANAKKRFNFAISYLRFLSSNNNITDVNNIKDIKLKLYDKNELLQQALSKKDSIKASTLYKDIMKKNVDVAKADYYPTLYSHLEYGYNDNRYNFSNDKDYYNAVIGLKYTLFDNTREIKVQKNKINYLKAKINHEKQINYIKMQIDNSIDDLNTKIAILSAKISSFNLAKKIFEQANKMYKNHLISMTDLLKQKSDFEVAQAELLNAKYQRYVAEAKVAKIINLDFLDLKD, via the coding sequence ATGTATAAAATCTTTTTATACTTTTTTATAGTTACGTTTATGTATTCGCAAACTATTAGTTTTGAAGAAGTATTAAGTGACACATTAAACAATAATAGTGATTTAAAAAACTCAAAACTTGATATAGATATTAGTTCATTAAATATAGATGAAGTAAATGCTTTAAATTATGGTAAATTAAACTTCGAATCACAAGTAAATAGAACTAATCATGCAGGTTATGTATTTAATTCTAAACTATCTTCAAGAGAAGCTACATTTAAAGACTTTGGTTTTGCACAAATGGGTGAACCAATGAACACACAACCAACTGATTTAAACTATCCAGAAGCAAGAACAAATATAAACAATAAATTAACTTATGATATTGCACTTTTTACTGGATTTAAAATATCTACACAAAAAGATATAAAAAAATTAGAAAAAAAGATACATACATTAAAACTAATTATGAATAAAAGAGAACTATCTTTTGAAGTATTTAAAGCATACAATGGTGCAGTTGTTGCAAAAGAGTATATCAAAGCTTTGAATGAAGCTATTAAGACTGTAAATAATATAGTTAAATCATCTTCTATATTTTATAAAGAGGGATTAATTACATCAATTGATGTAAAACAAGCAAAAGCTTATAAATTTGAACTTCTTGCAAACTTAGCTAATGCAAAAAAAAGATTTAATTTTGCAATTTCATATTTGAGATTTTTAAGTTCAAATAATAATATTACAGATGTAAATAATATAAAAGATATAAAGCTAAAACTTTATGACAAAAATGAGCTATTACAACAAGCTTTAAGTAAAAAAGATAGTATAAAAGCTTCAACATTATATAAAGATATTATGAAAAAAAATGTTGATGTTGCAAAAGCTGATTACTACCCTACTTTGTACTCTCATTTAGAGTATGGATATAATGACAATAGATATAATTTTTCAAATGACAAAGATTATTATAATGCTGTTATTGGCTTAAAATATACACTTTTTGATAACACAAGAGAGATAAAAGTACAAAAAAATAAAATAAACTATCTAAAAGCTAAAATAAATCATGAAAAACAGATAAATTATATAAAAATGCAAATAGATAACTCTATTGATGATTTAAATACAAAAATTGCAATATTAAGTGCAAAAATAAGCTCTTTTAATTTAGCAAAAAAAATATTTGAGCAAGCTAATAAAATGTATAAAAACCATTTAATATCTATGACTGATTTATTAAAACAAAAATCTGATTTTGAAGTTGCTCAAGCAGAACTATTAAATGCAAAATATCAAAGATATGTAGCAGAAGCAAAAGTTGCAAAGATTATAAATTTAGATTTTTTAGATTTGAAGGATTAA
- a CDS encoding EscU/YscU/HrcU family type III secretion system export apparatus switch protein yields MEEKIQKAAALKYDLDKDEAPKLVAKGQAQVAKNIIKIAKENNLPIKKDEDLIELLSKLDIDKEIPSSMYKAVAEIFAFIYSMTKKNKDI; encoded by the coding sequence ATGGAAGAAAAAATACAAAAAGCAGCAGCATTAAAATATGATTTAGATAAAGATGAAGCACCAAAACTTGTAGCAAAAGGTCAAGCACAAGTAGCAAAAAATATAATTAAAATAGCAAAAGAAAATAATCTTCCAATAAAAAAAGATGAAGATTTAATTGAGTTATTATCTAAACTAGATATTGATAAAGAGATTCCATCTAGCATGTATAAAGCAGTTGCCGAAATTTTTGCATTTATATACTCAATGACAAAAAAGAATAAAGACATTTAA
- the mrdA gene encoding penicillin-binding protein 2, giving the protein MKRLNLILIFIVLLMVILLARVYFLSIKSNTYYEELSKQNYIKRVYKAPSRGLIEDRNGVALAINNLGFSITVEPHLRSYKNKNKLLKIVKIISKHFPEYEEEELLKKYKKLDSPYKHDYVDLIDYIAYDDFFSKFTLFNSIEGIKVEPSVKRYYPFHNVASHVIGYVGKASKKDIENNELSRYSGIIGKNGLEKYYNDKLQGTLGYKDIKVNALNKEIEVLEEKKPNENNNLKITIDVRLQKFIQENFKERSGAIIVMDVHNGEILAAASFPEFDNNIFVGGISQKEWDDMRNSFDHPFTNKLVNGLYPPGSIYKMGISLALLKNGLSPNFSVYCSGELQIGNRKFRCWKQTGHGTTDFIKAIRESCDDFFYKASLKVGINKISKTMGELGFGHKTGVDQINEFIGVNPNKEWKRKRYNQPWYIGETVISSIGQGYTLVTPMQIARYTAFLATGKLPYPHFYKGQYKEPKKLDFNPKFLKIIREGMYDVANERFGTAARHLKSKVTLAAKTGTAQVITIPQSEKKRMKESELEYYHRSHAWLNTYGPFRNPQYTVVALVEHGGHGGSTSGPIVAKIYDKLYELGYIKK; this is encoded by the coding sequence ATGAAAAGATTAAATTTAATATTAATTTTTATTGTTTTACTAATGGTAATACTATTAGCAAGAGTATATTTTTTAAGTATTAAATCAAATACCTACTACGAAGAGTTATCAAAACAAAACTATATTAAAAGAGTATATAAAGCACCTTCAAGAGGATTAATAGAAGATAGAAATGGAGTAGCACTTGCTATTAATAATTTAGGATTTTCTATTACTGTGGAACCACACTTACGTTCTTATAAAAATAAAAATAAATTATTAAAAATAGTTAAGATAATCTCAAAACATTTTCCAGAATATGAAGAAGAAGAGTTACTTAAAAAATATAAAAAATTAGATTCACCTTATAAACATGATTATGTTGATTTAATTGATTATATTGCATATGATGATTTTTTCTCTAAATTTACATTATTTAACTCTATTGAAGGGATTAAAGTAGAACCTTCTGTAAAAAGATACTATCCTTTTCATAATGTAGCTTCACATGTTATTGGGTATGTAGGAAAAGCATCAAAAAAAGATATTGAGAATAATGAACTTTCAAGGTATAGTGGTATTATTGGGAAAAATGGTTTAGAAAAATATTACAATGATAAACTTCAAGGTACACTTGGATACAAAGATATAAAAGTAAATGCATTAAATAAAGAAATTGAAGTTTTAGAAGAGAAGAAACCAAATGAAAATAATAATTTAAAAATTACAATTGATGTAAGACTTCAAAAATTTATTCAAGAAAATTTCAAAGAAAGAAGTGGTGCTATAATTGTTATGGATGTTCATAATGGAGAGATTTTAGCAGCAGCTTCTTTTCCTGAATTTGATAATAATATATTTGTAGGTGGAATTTCACAAAAAGAGTGGGATGATATGAGAAATAGTTTTGATCATCCATTTACAAATAAACTAGTTAATGGTCTTTATCCTCCTGGTTCAATTTATAAAATGGGAATTTCACTTGCACTTTTGAAAAATGGACTAAGTCCTAATTTTTCTGTTTATTGCAGTGGTGAATTACAAATAGGAAATAGAAAATTTAGATGTTGGAAACAAACAGGACATGGAACTACAGATTTTATTAAAGCAATTAGAGAAAGTTGTGATGATTTTTTCTATAAAGCAAGTCTAAAAGTAGGAATTAATAAAATTTCTAAAACTATGGGAGAACTAGGTTTTGGTCATAAAACTGGAGTTGATCAAATAAATGAATTTATTGGAGTTAATCCAAATAAAGAGTGGAAAAGAAAAAGATATAATCAACCTTGGTATATAGGTGAAACTGTTATTTCTTCAATTGGACAAGGATATACACTAGTAACTCCAATGCAAATAGCAAGATATACTGCATTTTTAGCGACAGGAAAACTTCCTTATCCACACTTCTATAAAGGTCAATATAAAGAACCTAAAAAATTAGATTTTAATCCTAAATTCTTAAAAATAATAAGAGAAGGTATGTATGATGTTGCAAATGAAAGATTTGGTACTGCAGCACGACACTTAAAATCAAAAGTAACGCTTGCAGCAAAAACAGGTACAGCACAAGTAATTACAATTCCGCAATCAGAGAAAAAAAGAATGAAAGAGAGTGAACTAGAATATTATCATCGTTCACATGCATGGCTTAATACATATGGACCATTTAGAAATCCACAATACACAGTTGTTGCTCTTGTTGAGCATGGTGGTCATGGTGGTTCAACATCAGGTCCAATTGTTGCAAAAATATATGACAAGCTGTATGAATTAGGATATATAAAAAAATAA